Genomic segment of Siniperca chuatsi isolate FFG_IHB_CAS linkage group LG16, ASM2008510v1, whole genome shotgun sequence:
CTGACAGAGTACCCCTCCGAGGGTCTTCCAAAGAATACCACCATGCTGACCATCCAGTCAACAAACATCACCTCCATCTCCGAGCAGCATGTAAAAGCCACGCCCCTGCTGCAAGAGCTTCACCTGTACAGCAACCAGCTGCAGAGCCTTTCCTCTCATCTTCTCAGAGGCGTTCCTCACGTCAGCACTTTGGATCTCACAGGAAACAAACTGTCTGACCTGCCTGCGGATGTCTTCAGCCATGCCACGCTCCGCAACTTGGTGCTGAAGAATAATCTGATCGAAAAAGCTGATGCTGAGTGGCTTCCTGATAACAGCACCCTCACCTGGTTGGACTTATCTGGGAACCGTTTAACGAAGATCCCAGCTGCTCTGCTTCAGAAACTGCCCCACCTGGAGACTCTGGACCTTTCCACCAACCATCTGCAGAAGATCTCTGCAAATTCTCTGGACCCACTGACCAAACTTGAGAGGCTAAATTTGCAAAACAACAATCTAGACACCCTGGATGCATCTATACTTCAGTGCACCCATAACCTCACCTATCTGTTCCTCTCTCAGAATAAGCTCAACAAACTCCCCCAAAACCTTTTTCAGGAGCTCACTCAGCTCAAAATCCTGAGGCTAGATGACAACCACCTGAGATACATCCCTGCAGGTTTGCTGGACCCTCTGGACTCCCTGGATGAGGATGGGCTGGATCTGACCGCCAACCCCTGGCTGTGTGATGGGAAGGTGGAGTACCTCTGGAGGTGGCTtcagaagaacaagaagaaggtCTTCCTGCCAGAGGCCATCACATGTGCCGGACCGCAGTCTCTGGTGGGGCGCTCAGTAATGTCACTGACAGAAAGTGAACTACAGTAAACCTTCAGTCTTAATATTTTCCATCCTCTGATGGTAATGTACCCAGTTCAGCCTGTCATAGCTGTCTTACTGATCAATCACTGAAAGATTCTGTAATGTGACTGTATAATTAAATATGATGAGTAAAGAGAGCATTTAAGAATTTCTGTCTTCACTTTAATTGCAGATAAAATGTGTTgtgaaaggaatagtttgacattttaggaaatacgctttgttgctttcttgttgagatTTAAATGCAAAGATCAATATCATTCACATGTCTGTATGtcaaatataaagctacagccaagagacagttagcttaactggaaacagggggaaacagctaactttgctctgtccaaaggtaatacaaatctgcctaccagcatgTCTAAAGACCTCATAAAACcgatatttgtcatttttactctaatttctgtacaaattaaacaaacaagatataacgtgttaattagtgagcattagagatgctggtaggtggatttctggacagagccaggctagctatttccagtctttatgctaagctaggctaatcagctgctggctgtagcttcatattgaatcGACAGACATGAGAAACACCAAGAatatgttattataaaaatggcGTATAGGATTAAATTAAATACCTCATTCATTCAACTTCTGAAGATAGCATTTTTTGCACACATCAATCATTTATAAATCACACTTGAAATAACTTGAAATATTATCCCATTGcataaaaatgttcttgcaggaataaaaaagaaaatattgatttatgtGTGGTAATATCTTTACTTTTAGAAAGtacagaaaaaagaaaccacTAACCAGTTGATGAGCCAGTTTGTTTGCTTGGTTTTGTTTGCGTCTTGCAACATTTTGTCCTGACTCATTTTTGGGAACAAATATACTCAACATTGCATAAAACCCAGTGCGTAATCAAAACCAGAGGGAATTGTGCTGTGCCCTTCAGGTAGGATTATGCATTTATgatcacattttcacaatgcagtgagataacttacCTGATACCTGATAATTTGTACTTACATTGTTACATTTTCTTAATATCCTGTATGAATCTGTCTCTTATACTGTGTATGTTTCCTTTCTGTAGTGCTTTAAAGATGAACTTGTGGATACTCCTGACTTTCACTGCACTGGCTGAATGCCGTTACCAAAAAAGAGGCGCCTACTCATGCCCAGATCTGTGCTCCTGTTCCTTTCCACCTTCAACTACAGAGGTGGTGTGCAGCCAAAGTTCCCTTAATCATTTTCCTGTAAGTGGTTTACCCTCCAACACCACTCAACTATCCATCCAGTCCAATAACCTCAGCAGTATTACAGCCAGTCATTTGAGTGCTGTGCCCCTATTAAATCACCTCCAGCTGTATTACAACAACCTGACAAGCCTTCCTTCAGATCTACTGAAGGACGTTCCTCACTTGAACACGTTGGATCTGACGGGTAATCAGCTGGTTAATCTCCCTCCAAATGTCTTCAGCCATGCCTCACTTCATAGTCTTGTTCTGAAGAATAATCTGATTGAAAAAGCTGATGCTGAGTGGTTTCCTGACAACAGTAACCTGACCTGGCTGGACTTGTCTGGAAACCGTTTAACAGATGTACCTGCTGCTCTGCTTCAGAAGCTGCCCAATCTGGAGATTCTAGACTTGAGTGACAACAATCTGCAAGACCTACAACCTGATGCCCTGAAGAACCTGCACCGCCTGCAGTCACTGAATCTCGCTGGTAACAAATTAAGCTCCCTGAAACCTACAATCTTCAGCCACAACCTGAAACTATCCCAACTGTTATTGCAGGAGAATCAGCTCCAAGAGTTACCAGCGGCCCTTCTCCAGGGTCTCCAACATCTTGAACTTCTGCTGctcaatcagaatcagctgCAGCATTTCCCCTCAGGGCTGCTGGATGAGAAAAaatcctctttccagatgatcTTAACAGGAAACCCCTGGGTGTGCGATGAGAAGATGGAGTATCTGTGGAAGTGGCTCACTGTCCATCCtcaaaatgttgtctttttggAGGAGGTGATGTGTGCAGGGCCTGAAGCTCTTAAACATAGACAAGTGGCCTCTTTAACTGAAAGTGAGCTTGGACTTAACAAGATTCAAAATTAATGATGAGGAGGTGGTAAAAAAAAGTGGTTATTTTGCCATTACCCtctatatttcacaaaaatcttATACCACATTGTAAATTATTCACATATATTCCACTGTATCAAAGgctgaaataaaactttatgaTTAATTCTTTTGTCCAGCACTGCTTTCTTATGATCTCTCTTTGATCTCTCCATTGTTTGGACATTGTCCAGCCCACTGGGTGGCGTAAGATACTCAATAAATCTTCAAAGCAATGAACTGAATAGACAGCACAGCTCATTTAAGAACCAATTTACTCAGTAGATCACagccaaaaatgtgttaaagcTTGATATGAATATATGTTCTGATTATATTGATCTTTTTAACTATCTGTGAAGCACATAATCTCAAGGTAAATGGGTGTAATTCAAAGTATGGACAAACTAGATTTTAAATCATACTCTATTAAATCATTGATAATGTTTTCATAAATGAAGGGCATAGTCAAAAAGGCTTAAGAAAAGTAATGGACTTCAGTGGTGtcgcaaacaaacaaattaaagcGCTCTTCCCTTCGTCCTTGATGTGTTTAAGATTCTTACTGGGAATGCTTacgtggtgatgagactgagtacagggctgtggtgggtaactttgtctcatggtgtgagcagaaccctctgcagctcaatgctacaaagtctaaggagctgattgtagacctacgaagggccaaggcatcagtaaccccggtttccatccaggctCAAGCTCtctacaggaagggccagagccgcctctattttctgaagagactgaggtccttcaacatctgccggacaatgctgaggatgttttatgagtctgtggtggccagtgctatcctgtatgctgttgcatgctggggcagcaggttgagggtagcggacggtaacagactcaacaaactgatccgtaaggccagtgacattgtgggggtggtgCAGtactctctggtggtggtgtgagagaggaggatgctcgccaaactacatgccatcttggacagtgtctcccacccgctccatgacgtg
This window contains:
- the LOC122863435 gene encoding phospholipase A2 inhibitor beta-like, which codes for MNLWILLTFTALAECRYQKRGAYSCPDLCSCSFPPSTTEVVCSQSSLNHFPVSGLPSNTTQLSIQSNNLSSITASHLSAVPLLNHLQLYYNNLTSLPSDLLKDVPHLNTLDLTGNQLVNLPPNVFSHASLHSLVLKNNLIEKADAEWFPDNSNLTWLDLSGNRLTDVPAALLQKLPNLEILDLSDNNLQDLQPDALKNLHRLQSLNLAGNKLSSLKPTIFSHNLKLSQLLLQENQLQELPAALLQGLQHLELLLLNQNQLQHFPSGLLDEKKSSFQMILTGNPWVCDEKMEYLWKWLTVHPQNVVFLEEVMCAGPEALKHRQVASLTESELGLNKIQN
- the LOC122863436 gene encoding leucine-rich alpha-2-glycoprotein-like, with product MPLENNIMKSWCALAFLLLAYFCHGTLSCPALCKCYLRRAEVVCNEVPLTEYPSEGLPKNTTMLTIQSTNITSISEQHVKATPLLQELHLYSNQLQSLSSHLLRGVPHVSTLDLTGNKLSDLPADVFSHATLRNLVLKNNLIEKADAEWLPDNSTLTWLDLSGNRLTKIPAALLQKLPHLETLDLSTNHLQKISANSLDPLTKLERLNLQNNNLDTLDASILQCTHNLTYLFLSQNKLNKLPQNLFQELTQLKILRLDDNHLRYIPAGLLDPLDSLDEDGLDLTANPWLCDGKVEYLWRWLQKNKKKVFLPEAITCAGPQSLVGRSVMSLTESELQ